In Paramisgurnus dabryanus chromosome 14, PD_genome_1.1, whole genome shotgun sequence, one genomic interval encodes:
- the hipk1b gene encoding homeodomain-interacting protein kinase 1 isoform X5 has product MASQLQVFSPPSVSSSAFCRVKKMKVESCAWDASNEAYSSVGQAYSFNPAAALSFGTSGLVFPPASRGQVVVRAADSTGSHQRGSIRRTSHNNHHSDSHSSRGQRYGLKRKNEEADASGGGGSGSGSVQILEELSAPAFSARTGGTGTTAQSIPHSAPTTKSSSSNGEGDYQLVQHEILCSVSNSYEVLEFLGRGTFGQVAKCWKRGTNEIVAIKILKNHPSYARQGQIEVSILNRLSAENADEFNFVRSYECFQHKGHTCLVFEMLEQNLYDFLKHSKFSPLPLRHIRPILQQVATALMKLKSLGLIHADLKPENIMLVDPIRQPYRVKVIDFGSASHVSKAVCSTYLQSRYYRAPEIILGLPFCEAIDMWSLGCVIAELFLGWPLYPGASEYDQIRYISQTQGLPPEYLLSAGTKTRRFFNRGPDSSYPLWRLKTPSEHEAEMGIKSKEARKYIFNCLDDMMQVNLPSHLEGTDLLAEKADRRELIDLLKRMLRLDADKRITPTKTLAHPFVTMSHLLNFPHSSHVKSCFQNMDICKRRNSSYESGKALFAANAVPGTAGNLTVTFSSQLNQHSQVPSGGGAVPLLNYQPALYQQATINIPGLAQPSIPLQTRPTQLCAQTEPFQQTLIVCPPTTIQGLPSSSKTSSYRMENGVPVVQQNQSSQPLQIQPSMLAQAWPAATQQILIPSAWQQVPGMAIHNSSHQSVVTESPLEALLSESSAQKTPSWRASQSGQHSSVLQQNPHILAGLDPAQTLSRGTSAVTRSQNKRSRICCNNGSSSSLVGSQAYSATITQPIIISDTPSPAVSVITIHSDSEEEDERKFHPASCGPSQRTNVISCVTVHDSDSSNASPLTPKVKNGHTGVQSSRLSKSLAVVAPSVKTQPGEISISAKVPSAVGLAPNYYMKPKRAATRQPSSSGGSATDHQQDLGRSQPLNLSQTTVSSSQESSSGSSTLRRHHTYPPASSHYCLQEAPSFTSTPSLYTYPAPGALSSASHMEHLLVQGSSPSIHIPPSSHYAASLIPKDSLGGMVHGLSAHYQQHYPAHPYVTTSTSTTRGSGTYNGYQLSPRRVAQYPYI; this is encoded by the exons ATGGCTTCACAGCTGCAGGTTTTTTCCCCTCCGTCTGTGTCTTCCAGTGCCTTCTGCAGGGTGAAAAAAATGAAAGTGGAAAGCTGCGCTTGGGATGCATCCAATGAAGCGTACAGTTCTGTGGGCCAAGCGTATAGCTTCAACCCCGCGGCAGCCCTTTCTTTCGGCACGTCCGGCCTGGTCTTCCCCCCGGCATCACGGGGTCAGGTTGTGGTCCGTGCCGCAGACAGCACCGGGAGCCACCAGCGTGGATCCATCCGCAGAACCTCCCACAACAACCACCACTCGGATTCCCACTCCTCCCGTGGACAGAGGTACGGCCTGAaacggaagaacgaggaagcgGATGCTTCCGGAGGCGGGGGCAGCGGGAGCGGAAGCGTTCAGATCTTGGAGGAGCTCTCGGCGCCTGCTTTCTCTGCCCGTACGGGAGGAACCGGAACCACCGCCCAGTCAATACCCCACTCCGCCCCCACCACGAAGAGCAGCAGCTCCAATGGGGAGGGCGACTACCAGCTGGTCCAGCATGAGATTCTCTGCTCGGTCTCCAACAGCTACGAAGTTCTTGAGTTTCTTGGTCGGGGCACGTTCGGGCAGGTGGCCAAGTGCTGGAAGAGAGGAACTAATGAGATTGTGGCTATCAAAATCTTGAAGAACCATCCGTCATATGCACGTCAGGGGCAGATAGAG GTGAGCATCTTAAACCGGCTCAGTGCAGAAAACGCTGACGAATTCAACTTTGTTCGTTCCTACGAGTGTTTCCAGCACAAAGGCCACACATGTCTCGTGTTTGAGATGCTGGAGCAGAACCTCTATGACTTCCTGAAGCACAGTAAGTTCAGCCCGCTGCCCCTGCGGCACATCCGGCCCATCCTACAGCAGGTGGCCACGGCTCTGATGAAGCTCAAGAGTCTGGGCCTCATCCACGCTGACCTGAAGCCTGAGAACATCATGTTGGTGGATCCCATCCGACAGCCATACAGGGTTAAGGTCATCGACTTTGGATCAGCCAGTCACGTCTCCAAAGCCGTCTGCTCGACTTACCTGCAGTCTCGCTACTACAG AGCCCCAGAGATTATTTTAGGTCTGCCTTTCTGTGAAGCCATTGACATGTGGTCGCTGGGTTGTGTCATCGCAGAGCTATTTTTGGGCTGGCCTCTCTATCCAGGAGCTTCAGAATATGACCAG ATTCGGTACATTTCTCAGACACAAGGGTTGCCTCCAGAGTATCTGTTGAGCGCTGGTACAAAAACCAGACGTTTCTTTAACAGAGGACCAGACTCTAGCTATCCACTGTGGAGGTTAAAG ACCCCGTCTGAGCATGAAGCCGAAATGGGGATCAAATCCAAAGAagctagaaaatacatcttTAATTGTTTAGATGACATGATGCAG GTCAATCTGCCCAGTCATTTAGAAGGGACGGATTTGTTGGCGGAGAAGGCTGATCGTCGAGAGTTAATCGATCTGTTGAAGCGAATGCTGAGGTTGGATGCCGATAAGAGAATCACGCCGACAAAGACTCTGGCTCACCCATTTGTGACCATGAGCCACCTGCTGAACTTTCCACATAGCTCACA CGTGAAGTCATGCTTCCAGAACATGGATATCTGTAAGAGAAGGAACAGTAGCTACGAAAGTGGGAAAGCCCTGTTTGCTGCTAATGCTGTTCCTGGAACAGCAGGAAACCTGACTGTGACTTTCAGCAGCCAGCTCAACCAGCACAGCCAG GTTCCATCTGGGGGCGGAGCAGTTCCTCTCCTCAACTACCAACCGGCGCTTTACCAGCAGGCCACAATAAACATACCAGGACTGGCCCAACCCAGCATTCCCTTGCAGACCCGACCCACTCAGCTGTGCGCTCAGACCGAACCTTTCCAGCAGACCCTCATCGTTTGCCCACCAACTACTATACAAG GGCTTCCATCTTCTAGTAAGACATCCAGCTATAGAATGGAGAACGGAGTTCCTGTTGTCCAGCAGAACCAGTCCTCGCAACCCCTTCAGATTCAACCGAGCATGCTTGCGCAG GCCTGGCCGGCGGCCACCCAACAAATCCTCATTCCCTCAGCGTGGCAGCAGGTGCCAGGCATGGCCATCCACAACTCAAGCCACCAGTCAGTCGTGACCGAATCACCTCTGGAGGCTCTCCTGTCTGAAAGTTCAGCACAGAAAACACCAAGCTGGAG GGCATCTCAGAGCGGTCAGCACAGCAGCGTTCTCCAGCAGAACCCGCACATCCTGGCTGGTCTCGATCCCGCTCAGACCTTGAGTCGAGGAACGTCAGCAGTCACACGATCGCAGAATAAGAGAAGCAGGATCTGTTGTAACAATGGCAGCAG caGTTCTCTGGTGGGCTCCCAGGCATACAGTGCCACCATCACACAGCCCATCATTATTTCTGACACCCCCAGTCCTGCAGTCAGTGTTATCACCATACATAGTGATTCTGAGGAGGAGGATGAGAGGAAGTTTCACCCTGCTAG cTGTGGCCCCAGCCAGAGAACTAATGTGATCAGCTGTGTAACGGTCCATGACTCCGACTCCTCTAATGCCAGCCCTTTAACTCCCAAAGTCAAGAATGGTCACACAGGGGTGCAGTCCTCACGCCTCTCTAAATCCCTGGCAGTGGTAGCGCCATCTGTGAAAACGCAGCCTGGGGAGATCTCTATATCAGCCAAAGTCCCATCAGCTGTAG GCCTCGCTCCGAACTACTACATGAAGCCTAAGAGAGCCGCCACAAGACAGCCCAGTAGCTCAGGGGGGAGCGCTACTGACCACCAACAAGATCTTGGCAGATCCCAACCACTTAACCTCAGTCAG ACCACTGTCTCCTCATCGCAAGAATCAAGCAGCGGCTCGTCTACCCTGCGTCGACATCACACCTACCCGCCAGCCTCTTCTCATTACTGTCTCCAAGAGGCGCCATCTTTCACCAGCACCCCCAGTCTGTACACCTACCCCGCCCCTGGGGCCCTTAGCTCCGCCTCCCACATGGAGCATTTGCTCGTCCAAGGCTCCTCCCCCTCCATACACATCCCACCCTCTAGTCACTATGCAGCCAGTCTTATCCCAAAGGATTCTTTAGGGGGCATGGTCCACGGACTCTCCGCCCACTACCAGCAACATTACCCCGCCCACCCTTACGTAACCACGAGCACCAGCACCACTAGAGGAAGCGGGACGTACAATGGCTATCAGCTCAGCCCTAGAAGAGTCGCCCAGTATCCCTACATATGA
- the hipk1b gene encoding homeodomain-interacting protein kinase 1 isoform X2, which yields MASQLQVFSPPSVSSSAFCRVKKMKVESCAWDASNEAYSSVGQAYSFNPAAALSFGTSGLVFPPASRGQVVVRAADSTGSHQRGSIRRTSHNNHHSDSHSSRGQRYGLKRKNEEADASGGGGSGSGSVQILEELSAPAFSARTGGTGTTAQSIPHSAPTTKSSSSNGEGDYQLVQHEILCSVSNSYEVLEFLGRGTFGQVAKCWKRGTNEIVAIKILKNHPSYARQGQIEVSILNRLSAENADEFNFVRSYECFQHKGHTCLVFEMLEQNLYDFLKHSKFSPLPLRHIRPILQQVATALMKLKSLGLIHADLKPENIMLVDPIRQPYRVKVIDFGSASHVSKAVCSTYLQSRYYRAPEIILGLPFCEAIDMWSLGCVIAELFLGWPLYPGASEYDQIRYISQTQGLPPEYLLSAGTKTRRFFNRGPDSSYPLWRLKTPSEHEAEMGIKSKEARKYIFNCLDDMMQVNLPSHLEGTDLLAEKADRRELIDLLKRMLRLDADKRITPTKTLAHPFVTMSHLLNFPHSSHVKSCFQNMDICKRRNSSYESGKALFAANAVPGTAGNLTVTFSSQLNQHSQVPSGGGAVPLLNYQPALYQQATINIPGLAQPSIPLQTRPTQLCAQTEPFQQTLIVCPPTTIQGLPSSSKTSSYRMENGVPVVQQNQSSQPLQIQPSMLAQGSCTPLMVATLHPHTAGVASQYPLPLALGCGAGRPALLEQTATVLQAWPAATQQILIPSAWQQVPGMAIHNSSHQSVVTESPLEALLSESSAQKTPSWRASQSGQHSSVLQQNPHILAGLDPAQTLSRGTSAVTRSQNKRSRICCNNGSSSLVGSQAYSATITQPIIISDTPSPAVSVITIHSDSEEEDERKFHPASCGPSQRTNVISCVTVHDSDSSNASPLTPKVKNGHTGVQSSRLSKSLAVVAPSVKTQPGEISISAKVPSAVGLAPNYYMKPKRAATRQPSSSGGSATDHQQDLGRSQPLNLSQTTVSSSQESSSGSSTLRRHHTYPPASSHYCLQEAPSFTSTPSLYTYPAPGALSSASHMEHLLVQGSSPSIHIPPSSHYAASLIPKDSLGGMVHGLSAHYQQHYPAHPYVTTSTSTTRGSGTYNGYQLSPRRVAQYPYI from the exons ATGGCTTCACAGCTGCAGGTTTTTTCCCCTCCGTCTGTGTCTTCCAGTGCCTTCTGCAGGGTGAAAAAAATGAAAGTGGAAAGCTGCGCTTGGGATGCATCCAATGAAGCGTACAGTTCTGTGGGCCAAGCGTATAGCTTCAACCCCGCGGCAGCCCTTTCTTTCGGCACGTCCGGCCTGGTCTTCCCCCCGGCATCACGGGGTCAGGTTGTGGTCCGTGCCGCAGACAGCACCGGGAGCCACCAGCGTGGATCCATCCGCAGAACCTCCCACAACAACCACCACTCGGATTCCCACTCCTCCCGTGGACAGAGGTACGGCCTGAaacggaagaacgaggaagcgGATGCTTCCGGAGGCGGGGGCAGCGGGAGCGGAAGCGTTCAGATCTTGGAGGAGCTCTCGGCGCCTGCTTTCTCTGCCCGTACGGGAGGAACCGGAACCACCGCCCAGTCAATACCCCACTCCGCCCCCACCACGAAGAGCAGCAGCTCCAATGGGGAGGGCGACTACCAGCTGGTCCAGCATGAGATTCTCTGCTCGGTCTCCAACAGCTACGAAGTTCTTGAGTTTCTTGGTCGGGGCACGTTCGGGCAGGTGGCCAAGTGCTGGAAGAGAGGAACTAATGAGATTGTGGCTATCAAAATCTTGAAGAACCATCCGTCATATGCACGTCAGGGGCAGATAGAG GTGAGCATCTTAAACCGGCTCAGTGCAGAAAACGCTGACGAATTCAACTTTGTTCGTTCCTACGAGTGTTTCCAGCACAAAGGCCACACATGTCTCGTGTTTGAGATGCTGGAGCAGAACCTCTATGACTTCCTGAAGCACAGTAAGTTCAGCCCGCTGCCCCTGCGGCACATCCGGCCCATCCTACAGCAGGTGGCCACGGCTCTGATGAAGCTCAAGAGTCTGGGCCTCATCCACGCTGACCTGAAGCCTGAGAACATCATGTTGGTGGATCCCATCCGACAGCCATACAGGGTTAAGGTCATCGACTTTGGATCAGCCAGTCACGTCTCCAAAGCCGTCTGCTCGACTTACCTGCAGTCTCGCTACTACAG AGCCCCAGAGATTATTTTAGGTCTGCCTTTCTGTGAAGCCATTGACATGTGGTCGCTGGGTTGTGTCATCGCAGAGCTATTTTTGGGCTGGCCTCTCTATCCAGGAGCTTCAGAATATGACCAG ATTCGGTACATTTCTCAGACACAAGGGTTGCCTCCAGAGTATCTGTTGAGCGCTGGTACAAAAACCAGACGTTTCTTTAACAGAGGACCAGACTCTAGCTATCCACTGTGGAGGTTAAAG ACCCCGTCTGAGCATGAAGCCGAAATGGGGATCAAATCCAAAGAagctagaaaatacatcttTAATTGTTTAGATGACATGATGCAG GTCAATCTGCCCAGTCATTTAGAAGGGACGGATTTGTTGGCGGAGAAGGCTGATCGTCGAGAGTTAATCGATCTGTTGAAGCGAATGCTGAGGTTGGATGCCGATAAGAGAATCACGCCGACAAAGACTCTGGCTCACCCATTTGTGACCATGAGCCACCTGCTGAACTTTCCACATAGCTCACA CGTGAAGTCATGCTTCCAGAACATGGATATCTGTAAGAGAAGGAACAGTAGCTACGAAAGTGGGAAAGCCCTGTTTGCTGCTAATGCTGTTCCTGGAACAGCAGGAAACCTGACTGTGACTTTCAGCAGCCAGCTCAACCAGCACAGCCAG GTTCCATCTGGGGGCGGAGCAGTTCCTCTCCTCAACTACCAACCGGCGCTTTACCAGCAGGCCACAATAAACATACCAGGACTGGCCCAACCCAGCATTCCCTTGCAGACCCGACCCACTCAGCTGTGCGCTCAGACCGAACCTTTCCAGCAGACCCTCATCGTTTGCCCACCAACTACTATACAAG GGCTTCCATCTTCTAGTAAGACATCCAGCTATAGAATGGAGAACGGAGTTCCTGTTGTCCAGCAGAACCAGTCCTCGCAACCCCTTCAGATTCAACCGAGCATGCTTGCGCAG GGCTCCTGTACGCCTCTGATGGTGGCCACGCTGCACCCTCACACAGCGGGAGTGGCATCCCAGTACCCGCTGCCCCTGGCACTGGGCTGTGGGGCAGGAAGGCCTGCCCTACTGGAGCAGACAGCCACAGTGCTG cAGGCCTGGCCGGCGGCCACCCAACAAATCCTCATTCCCTCAGCGTGGCAGCAGGTGCCAGGCATGGCCATCCACAACTCAAGCCACCAGTCAGTCGTGACCGAATCACCTCTGGAGGCTCTCCTGTCTGAAAGTTCAGCACAGAAAACACCAAGCTGGAG GGCATCTCAGAGCGGTCAGCACAGCAGCGTTCTCCAGCAGAACCCGCACATCCTGGCTGGTCTCGATCCCGCTCAGACCTTGAGTCGAGGAACGTCAGCAGTCACACGATCGCAGAATAAGAGAAGCAGGATCTGTTGTAACAATGGCAGCAG TTCTCTGGTGGGCTCCCAGGCATACAGTGCCACCATCACACAGCCCATCATTATTTCTGACACCCCCAGTCCTGCAGTCAGTGTTATCACCATACATAGTGATTCTGAGGAGGAGGATGAGAGGAAGTTTCACCCTGCTAG cTGTGGCCCCAGCCAGAGAACTAATGTGATCAGCTGTGTAACGGTCCATGACTCCGACTCCTCTAATGCCAGCCCTTTAACTCCCAAAGTCAAGAATGGTCACACAGGGGTGCAGTCCTCACGCCTCTCTAAATCCCTGGCAGTGGTAGCGCCATCTGTGAAAACGCAGCCTGGGGAGATCTCTATATCAGCCAAAGTCCCATCAGCTGTAG GCCTCGCTCCGAACTACTACATGAAGCCTAAGAGAGCCGCCACAAGACAGCCCAGTAGCTCAGGGGGGAGCGCTACTGACCACCAACAAGATCTTGGCAGATCCCAACCACTTAACCTCAGTCAG ACCACTGTCTCCTCATCGCAAGAATCAAGCAGCGGCTCGTCTACCCTGCGTCGACATCACACCTACCCGCCAGCCTCTTCTCATTACTGTCTCCAAGAGGCGCCATCTTTCACCAGCACCCCCAGTCTGTACACCTACCCCGCCCCTGGGGCCCTTAGCTCCGCCTCCCACATGGAGCATTTGCTCGTCCAAGGCTCCTCCCCCTCCATACACATCCCACCCTCTAGTCACTATGCAGCCAGTCTTATCCCAAAGGATTCTTTAGGGGGCATGGTCCACGGACTCTCCGCCCACTACCAGCAACATTACCCCGCCCACCCTTACGTAACCACGAGCACCAGCACCACTAGAGGAAGCGGGACGTACAATGGCTATCAGCTCAGCCCTAGAAGAGTCGCCCAGTATCCCTACATATGA